The genomic window AAGAACAACCTGCAGATCATCTCGAGTCTCATCAACCTGCAGTCCTACTCGATAAAAGACGAGGGAATGACCGCGATATTCAAGGAAACCCAGGGGCGTATATTGACGCTGTCGGCGATACATGAGCTGCTCTACGGTTCGGACGACCTGTCCGTCATCAGCATGAGAACCATCATCCAGAATCTCATCGGCAATATTTCATATCTCACCGGGATCAGCGAGCGGAAGATATCCGTTGTCTATGACATCCAGGACCTTGCCGTCTCCATGGACATCGCGATACCCGTGTCTTTGATCATCAACGAGGTGGTTACAAATTCATTTAAACACGCTTTCCCGGACAGAAGCGGGACCGTACGCATCGTATTCAATGTGTTTGATAAAAAGTATTATTCCCTGGTCATAGCGGACGACGGCGTCGGGATGGCGTCCAGCGGCAAAACCGAAGTATCGGAGACACTGGGTGTTCAACTCATCGGCGCCCTTGTGGGGCAGCTCAATGGCAGGTATGAAGTCATCACGAAAGGAGGCACCGAGTATCGCTTTATCTTCCCTCAATCCGCCGACGGCCGAGGCTGACAGCCTACGGCCAGTGTCCATGCGGCACTATTGGACATGGCGGCACGTTAAGCCAGGGATACCCTGCGCTTCGTTCAGCCTAAATCGGCTTTCTTCAACTCCATCCTGAGATTGACCGGCCCCGACGGGCCTGCGGCGATAAAGGGAAGGTCCACCTTGGTCTTCCCTTTATCGGCGATCTCGCGGGCAATACGCTCCGACACTTCGGTGATGCGCTCCATGGCCAACTGGTCATCGGCCAGGTTGATCTTGTTCGTTTCAAGAAAGCGGGCGATAATCACTTCGGCAACCCTGCGGCCGGCCGGGGTGCCGCCGCGCTTCACTACGGGCCCGCCAGCCGGCGGATTCTCGAAGTTGAGCTCCGATCCGCAGCCTGAGCATGTAATGACAGTGCCTGCCGCGATGGGTGCGCCGCAGACGGGGCAGGATAGGGGAACCTTTATATTGGGTGTAAACATGGCATTCTCCTCTAACAGTTTCCTGAAAAACTCCCTCCTTGGAGTTTTTGCCGACGCTTTTTAGCGCATCCTGCGCAGCGTCGGCATTCGGACATCTTGTCCAGCACATGTCGGTTTTACGAAGTGAATTCGTAAAACCTCACATTTTTCTCGGCTAATGCCTCGAAAAATGGCGATACATCCATGTATCGTTTAGCAGTTTGCTGATTTTCATCAAACTGCTAATGATTACCGTCCCGTTCGGGCGCGCTATTTCGGAAACCGGGAAGTATCCCAGACGAAATCACCGGTGACAAGAACCCTTTTCCCCTTGGCATCTTTCAGGGGAATCGCGCTTTTGAAAAACCCGAGAAGAGTCGGGAATTTCGGGCTCGCCTTCAGGTTCTGCGTCGTCTCCCCGGTGTAGCTTTCCGCAAACTTTTTCCCATCATGCCTTTTCAGCACGAGAAGCATATTGGCCTTGCCGGGACTCCTGGTAACGCCGGTTAGGTCCATCATCCAGAAGCTTCCCTTGAAATCCATCTGTATGAGCAGATAGGCCGGTCCCGCGTTGTGGACGATCTCGCACTTGATGCTTTTCACCTTGACATTGTCAACGGTGCCATTGAACAGGCAGGGCTGCTTT from Spirochaetota bacterium includes these protein-coding regions:
- a CDS encoding Hsp70 family protein, which gives rise to MFTPNIKVPLSCPVCGAPIAAGTVITCSGCGSELNFENPPAGGPVVKRGGTPAGRRVAEVIIARFLETNKINLADDQLAMERITEVSERIAREIADKGKTKVDLPFIAAGPSGPVNLRMELKKADLG
- a CDS encoding sensor histidine kinase, whose translation is MTAEENLRKLLTEKEVLIKEVHHRVKNNLQIISSLINLQSYSIKDEGMTAIFKETQGRILTLSAIHELLYGSDDLSVISMRTIIQNLIGNISYLTGISERKISVVYDIQDLAVSMDIAIPVSLIINEVVTNSFKHAFPDRSGTVRIVFNVFDKKYYSLVIADDGVGMASSGKTEVSETLGVQLIGALVGQLNGRYEVITKGGTEYRFIFPQSADGRG